The proteins below come from a single Vibrio natriegens NBRC 15636 = ATCC 14048 = DSM 759 genomic window:
- the rpmB gene encoding 50S ribosomal protein L28 translates to MSRVCQVTGKRPVTGNNRSHARNATKRRFLPNLQTHRFWVESEKRFVKLRLSAKGMRIIDKKGIDTVLADMRARGENV, encoded by the coding sequence ATGTCACGAGTATGCCAAGTAACTGGTAAGCGTCCAGTAACGGGTAACAACCGTTCACACGCACGAAATGCTACTAAGCGTCGTTTTCTGCCGAACCTACAAACTCATCGTTTCTGGGTAGAGAGCGAAAAACGTTTTGTTAAACTACGTCTATCTGCTAAAGGTATGCGCATCATCGACAAGAAAGGTATCGATACTGTTCTTGCTGATATGCGTGCACGTGGCGAAAACGTTTAA
- the rpmG gene encoding 50S ribosomal protein L33 has product MAKKGVREKIRLVSSAGTGHFYTTDKNKRNMPGKFEIKKFDPVVRQHVMYKEAKIK; this is encoded by the coding sequence ATGGCAAAGAAAGGCGTTCGTGAGAAAATCCGTCTAGTATCTTCTGCAGGTACTGGCCACTTCTACACAACTGATAAGAACAAGCGTAACATGCCAGGTAAATTTGAGATCAAGAAATTTGATCCAGTTGTACGCCAGCACGTTATGTACAAAGAAGCAAAAATCAAGTAA
- a CDS encoding glycosyltransferase family 4 protein, producing MNICHVNLASGYHGGENQTLQLIKQQVKLGYNLTVVANPKSPFAEAVHQLDVKLVLATHFTKAHSKSVTENCTLIHVHEGRAIYWALIQHMLYGTPYIVTRRIDNALKKKWLANLAYSKAAAVVGLSTEIVQRVNDAYPALQTHKIPSSPVQYPSDEKTVQSIKQRFAGKFLVIQAANMLKHKGFDVTISAAKKLEESNLPIQFCLLGDGPERPALEQQASGLNNVSFEGKQTNMGDWFSAADLQIHPSYTEGLGSVILEGMSAGLPVIGANTGGIPDIIEHDYNGFLIEPGNGDALTDAIVKLYEDQKKRASFIQNGVKKLEKFDIRYTSQQYLELYKKIEK from the coding sequence ATGAATATCTGCCACGTGAATTTAGCGTCGGGGTACCACGGTGGTGAAAACCAGACGCTTCAGCTTATCAAACAACAAGTTAAGTTAGGCTATAACCTCACCGTTGTCGCTAACCCTAAAAGCCCTTTTGCTGAAGCTGTCCACCAACTGGACGTAAAACTGGTGCTCGCGACACACTTTACTAAAGCTCACTCAAAGTCAGTTACCGAAAATTGCACATTAATTCATGTGCATGAAGGCAGAGCAATTTACTGGGCCTTGATTCAACACATGTTGTATGGCACGCCATATATTGTCACTCGCCGTATAGACAACGCTTTAAAAAAGAAATGGTTAGCAAATCTAGCCTACTCCAAAGCAGCAGCAGTGGTCGGTTTAAGTACCGAGATTGTTCAGCGTGTTAATGATGCCTATCCCGCATTACAGACACATAAAATCCCGAGCTCTCCTGTCCAGTACCCTAGTGACGAGAAAACGGTTCAATCGATTAAACAAAGATTCGCAGGCAAGTTTTTGGTTATTCAGGCCGCGAATATGCTTAAACATAAAGGGTTTGATGTCACCATTTCTGCAGCCAAAAAGCTCGAAGAATCCAACCTACCCATACAGTTCTGTTTGCTCGGTGATGGTCCAGAGAGACCTGCTCTTGAGCAACAAGCTAGCGGACTTAATAACGTTAGCTTTGAAGGTAAACAAACGAATATGGGTGACTGGTTTAGCGCCGCCGATCTGCAAATTCACCCGTCATACACAGAAGGACTGGGCTCAGTGATCTTAGAAGGGATGTCTGCGGGCTTACCTGTGATTGGTGCGAATACAGGCGGAATCCCGGATATTATTGAACATGACTACAACGGTTTTTTAATCGAGCCCGGAAACGGCGATGCATTAACCGATGCAATCGTGAAACTCTATGAAGACCAAAAAAAACGAGCCAGCTTCATACAAAATGGGGTTAAAAAGCTCGAAAAGTTCGATATTCGTTATACTTCCCAGCAGTACCTTGAGCTTTATAAGAAAATAGAAAAATGA
- the rph gene encoding ribonuclease PH, with the protein MRPNDRKADQVRPIKITRNYTAYAEGSVLVEFGNTKVLCNATVEESVPRWLKGQGKGWVTAEYGMLPRATHSRTRREAANGKQGGRTMEIQRLIARSLRAVVDLKAMGEFMITVDCDVIQADGGTRTASISGASVAMADAFQHLIESGKLKANPMKGHVAAVSVGLLGEEVLCDLEYVEDSAADTDMNVVMTEEGKMIEIQGTAEGEPFSHEQLMALLESAKIGISEIVAAQKAALEN; encoded by the coding sequence ATGCGTCCAAACGATCGCAAGGCGGACCAAGTTCGCCCAATCAAAATTACTCGTAACTACACCGCTTACGCTGAAGGCTCAGTGTTAGTGGAGTTCGGTAATACCAAAGTGTTGTGTAATGCGACCGTCGAAGAATCTGTACCGCGCTGGCTAAAAGGCCAAGGTAAAGGCTGGGTAACTGCAGAATACGGCATGCTGCCACGTGCAACACACTCTCGTACTCGTCGCGAAGCGGCAAACGGTAAGCAGGGTGGCCGCACGATGGAAATCCAACGCCTTATCGCGCGCAGTCTACGTGCTGTTGTCGACTTAAAGGCGATGGGTGAGTTTATGATCACCGTTGACTGTGACGTAATTCAAGCGGATGGCGGCACAAGAACTGCTTCAATCAGTGGTGCAAGTGTTGCGATGGCAGATGCGTTCCAGCACCTAATTGAGAGCGGCAAGCTAAAAGCAAACCCAATGAAAGGCCACGTAGCGGCGGTTTCTGTTGGTTTGCTAGGTGAGGAAGTACTGTGTGACCTTGAATATGTTGAAGATTCAGCCGCTGATACTGACATGAACGTGGTCATGACTGAAGAAGGCAAGATGATTGAAATTCAGGGCACAGCAGAAGGCGAACCGTTTAGTCACGAGCAACTGATGGCACTGCTGGAGTCGGCGAAAATCGGCATTAGCGAAATCGTCGCGGCGCAGAAGGCGGCGTTAGAAAATTAA
- a CDS encoding Kdo(2)-lipid IV(A) acyltransferase, whose translation MSKDKQMQPEFSLSLLHPRNWGVWIGFGLLAIIVNILPYRLLLSLGQSVGKLGMRYGKKRVHVAKRNLELAFPDKSQEDIDRIVTENFKNTGMALIETGITWFWPTWRFKTLLVEKDVGALKEKAQEGKGVLLCCVHALNLEITARAFAVMGLAGYGAFRPHDNPAYNFIQYWGRTHNGNKLIDRKDVKKMIRVLRSGERLFYLPDHDYGRNKSVYVPFFAVEDACTTTGTSILAYTSKCAIVPGSGFRNEQGKYEIIADKCIKADYPQKDEVAAAAYMNKYVEEVILRAPEQWMWLHKRYKTMQDENVPKGIRYR comes from the coding sequence ATGAGTAAAGACAAACAAATGCAGCCAGAGTTTTCTCTTTCCCTTCTCCATCCACGTAACTGGGGGGTATGGATAGGGTTTGGTCTACTGGCGATCATCGTTAATATTCTTCCTTACCGCTTGCTTCTGTCGTTGGGCCAATCGGTGGGTAAGCTCGGCATGCGTTATGGTAAAAAACGAGTACACGTCGCAAAGCGTAACCTTGAGTTGGCTTTTCCGGACAAGTCTCAAGAAGACATCGATCGTATCGTTACCGAAAACTTCAAAAACACCGGCATGGCACTGATCGAAACCGGCATTACCTGGTTCTGGCCAACTTGGCGCTTTAAAACGCTGCTAGTGGAAAAAGATGTTGGTGCTCTGAAAGAAAAGGCGCAAGAAGGAAAAGGCGTCCTACTCTGCTGTGTGCATGCATTGAACCTTGAAATCACCGCACGTGCTTTTGCAGTCATGGGACTTGCGGGTTACGGCGCATTTCGTCCACACGATAATCCAGCTTATAATTTTATCCAGTACTGGGGCCGCACCCATAACGGCAACAAACTGATTGACCGTAAAGACGTGAAAAAGATGATTCGCGTCTTGCGTAGTGGTGAACGTCTGTTCTATCTACCTGACCACGATTACGGACGCAACAAATCGGTGTATGTGCCATTCTTCGCAGTAGAAGATGCTTGTACCACCACAGGTACGAGCATTCTGGCTTATACATCGAAGTGTGCCATTGTTCCGGGTTCAGGCTTCCGTAATGAGCAGGGTAAGTATGAAATCATTGCAGATAAATGCATTAAAGCCGATTACCCGCAAAAAGACGAAGTTGCCGCCGCAGCGTACATGAACAAATACGTGGAAGAAGTCATCTTACGCGCTCCTGAACAATGGATGTGGCTGCATAAGCGCTACAAAACCATGCAGGATGAAAACGTGCCAAAAGGCATTCGCTACAGATAA
- a CDS encoding YicC/YloC family endoribonuclease, translating into MIYSMTAYARKEVKGDWGSAVWEIRSVNQRYLETYFRMPEQFRALEPLLRERFRKRLARGKVECNLRFEANPAAKGELSINETLANQVIKAAEQVMHMTGELSRINPFQVMQWPGVMETPEQDMDEVNKVLLSAFDEALSEFIDARGREGDNMKALIEQRLDAITAEVVKVRARMPEILEWQRERLFSKFEDAKVELDASRVEQELILLAQKSDVAEELDRLDSHVKETTNILKKGGAVGRRLDFMMQEFNRESNTLASKSISTDITASGVELKVLIEQMREQIQNIE; encoded by the coding sequence ATGATTTACAGTATGACAGCGTATGCGCGCAAAGAAGTGAAAGGCGACTGGGGTTCGGCGGTATGGGAAATCCGCAGTGTAAACCAGCGCTACCTGGAAACTTACTTCCGCATGCCAGAACAATTCCGAGCACTAGAACCCTTGCTACGCGAGCGTTTTCGTAAGCGCCTAGCTCGCGGTAAAGTTGAGTGTAACCTTCGTTTTGAAGCGAACCCAGCCGCGAAAGGTGAACTTAGCATCAATGAAACTCTGGCAAACCAAGTGATTAAAGCGGCAGAGCAAGTGATGCACATGACGGGCGAACTAAGCCGCATCAACCCATTCCAAGTCATGCAATGGCCAGGTGTGATGGAAACGCCAGAGCAAGACATGGATGAAGTAAACAAGGTTTTACTGAGTGCTTTTGATGAAGCTTTGAGTGAGTTTATTGATGCTCGTGGCCGTGAAGGCGACAACATGAAAGCGCTTATCGAACAACGCCTAGATGCTATAACGGCAGAAGTAGTAAAAGTTCGTGCACGCATGCCAGAAATCCTGGAGTGGCAACGTGAGCGTCTGTTCTCTAAGTTTGAAGATGCCAAAGTCGAGCTGGATGCTTCTCGCGTGGAGCAAGAGCTTATCCTTTTAGCGCAAAAATCTGACGTCGCAGAAGAGCTGGATCGTCTCGACTCTCACGTAAAAGAAACGACTAACATTCTGAAAAAAGGTGGCGCTGTCGGTCGTCGTCTGGATTTCATGATGCAAGAGTTCAATCGAGAGTCGAACACACTAGCGTCGAAATCAATCAGTACGGACATTACGGCATCTGGCGTCGAGCTAAAAGTTCTGATCGAACAGATGCGTGAACAAATTCAGAATATCGAATAA
- a CDS encoding glycosyltransferase family 9 protein: MSLFNKPPQKICILRLSAIGDVCNTIAVVQAIQKHWPTTEITWITGALEAELLKSIPNINVVVFNKKNGFSEYLRVWKLLKGTRFDALLHMQYAIRASVLTIGIKAKYKLGFDAKRSQDGQRLFTNVKVPSPESNHVLDGLRQFAITLGVPEFTPSWSLEYNDDARSWATKNLSNEKTNLVIVPGASKAYKNWTAKGYADVIHHASKNNLNVILAGSPAQVEKDLGRDIEKALDVPVTNLIGQSSLQQMLALLDKADVVIAPDTGPTHMANAMGTPVIGLYAHHNPERTGPYNYRSLVVSAYNDALWAETQKQPSQVDWRTRVQDEKAMERITSESVIAMLDKVLTNLQSEKVKP, encoded by the coding sequence ATGAGCCTTTTTAATAAACCACCACAGAAAATTTGTATTCTGAGACTCTCTGCTATTGGTGATGTATGCAACACCATCGCAGTTGTACAAGCGATTCAAAAGCACTGGCCTACAACAGAGATCACGTGGATTACTGGTGCCCTAGAGGCTGAACTGCTTAAGTCGATTCCAAATATCAATGTAGTGGTGTTTAACAAAAAGAATGGCTTTTCCGAATATCTAAGAGTTTGGAAGCTGCTTAAAGGTACTCGTTTTGATGCATTACTTCATATGCAATACGCCATCAGAGCGAGCGTTCTGACAATAGGAATCAAAGCCAAATACAAACTTGGATTTGATGCGAAGAGAAGCCAAGACGGGCAACGCTTGTTTACGAACGTGAAGGTTCCCTCTCCTGAATCCAATCATGTTTTAGATGGTTTACGCCAATTTGCGATTACGCTTGGTGTGCCTGAATTCACCCCATCATGGTCGCTAGAATATAATGATGATGCACGGAGCTGGGCGACGAAGAATCTATCCAACGAAAAAACAAACTTAGTCATTGTTCCTGGTGCGAGTAAGGCCTACAAAAATTGGACCGCTAAAGGGTATGCAGATGTGATTCATCATGCCAGCAAGAATAATCTAAATGTCATTCTTGCTGGCAGTCCTGCCCAAGTTGAAAAAGATCTTGGTCGTGATATTGAGAAAGCACTTGATGTGCCAGTTACCAATCTCATTGGTCAAAGTTCGCTGCAGCAAATGCTGGCATTGCTCGATAAAGCCGATGTTGTGATAGCACCAGACACCGGCCCAACACACATGGCCAATGCCATGGGTACACCTGTTATTGGGCTTTATGCGCATCATAATCCAGAACGTACCGGGCCTTATAACTATCGATCGTTGGTCGTTTCAGCGTACAACGACGCGCTTTGGGCGGAAACCCAAAAACAGCCTTCTCAGGTTGACTGGCGTACCAGAGTTCAAGATGAAAAAGCGATGGAGAGAATTACCAGCGAGTCTGTCATCGCCATGTTGGATAAGGTGCTAACTAACCTTCAGAGCGAAAAGGTCAAACCATGA
- the coaBC gene encoding bifunctional phosphopantothenoylcysteine decarboxylase/phosphopantothenate--cysteine ligase CoaBC, with product MQTLAGKKILLGISGGIAAYKCAELTRRLIERGAQVRVVMTKAAQEFITPLTMQAVSGHPVSDSLFDPAAEASMGHIELAKWADLVLLAPATADLIARLSTGMGNDLLTTLVLATDSPVAVSPAMNQQMYSNVATQENIATLARRGMHIWGPGAGEQACGDVGPGRMLEPMQLVHLCEQFFQPKVLEGKSVLITAGPTQEAIDPVRYISNHSSGKMGFALANAAAQLGAKVTLVSGPVSLSTPAGVERINVASAQEMYDAVMSHASNHDAFISCAAVADYRPEDIASQKLKKTADNDQMVIKMVKNPDIVASVAAMTDKRPFTVGFAAETNDVETYARGKLVKKNLNMICANDVSVEGQGFNSNDNAITLFWPEGELALALESKEALSFKILEKMHALM from the coding sequence ATGCAAACACTAGCAGGAAAGAAAATTCTACTCGGCATCAGTGGCGGTATTGCCGCGTATAAATGTGCGGAGCTAACTCGTCGTTTAATAGAGAGAGGCGCACAAGTGCGCGTCGTGATGACCAAGGCGGCTCAGGAGTTTATTACTCCACTCACCATGCAAGCGGTTTCGGGCCACCCAGTCTCTGACAGCCTATTTGATCCCGCCGCTGAAGCGTCGATGGGGCACATTGAATTGGCAAAATGGGCCGACTTAGTCTTGCTCGCGCCAGCAACGGCTGATTTGATTGCTCGACTGTCGACAGGGATGGGAAATGACCTGCTGACAACTCTAGTGTTAGCCACTGATTCACCAGTTGCGGTATCTCCGGCAATGAACCAACAGATGTATAGTAATGTGGCCACACAAGAGAACATCGCAACCTTGGCTCGTCGTGGCATGCACATTTGGGGGCCAGGCGCTGGCGAACAAGCATGTGGTGATGTCGGCCCTGGCCGTATGTTAGAGCCAATGCAACTGGTGCATCTGTGTGAGCAGTTTTTTCAGCCTAAAGTACTCGAAGGAAAATCAGTACTAATCACAGCGGGCCCAACCCAAGAAGCCATCGATCCCGTGCGCTACATCAGCAACCACAGCTCTGGTAAAATGGGCTTTGCACTGGCGAATGCAGCAGCGCAACTGGGGGCTAAGGTTACTCTAGTAAGTGGTCCTGTAAGTTTAAGTACTCCAGCGGGCGTTGAACGCATTAACGTCGCAAGCGCTCAAGAAATGTATGATGCTGTAATGTCGCATGCCTCCAATCATGACGCGTTTATCAGTTGCGCCGCAGTAGCCGATTACCGACCAGAAGACATCGCGTCTCAAAAATTGAAAAAGACCGCAGACAACGACCAGATGGTCATCAAAATGGTGAAAAACCCTGATATTGTTGCGTCGGTTGCAGCCATGACAGACAAGCGCCCATTCACTGTCGGCTTCGCCGCTGAAACTAACGATGTCGAAACTTATGCTCGTGGTAAGTTAGTGAAGAAAAATCTCAATATGATATGTGCAAATGACGTATCGGTTGAAGGACAAGGCTTCAACAGCAACGACAATGCGATTACTCTTTTCTGGCCAGAAGGTGAACTCGCTCTCGCTTTAGAATCTAAAGAGGCACTGAGTTTTAAAATCCTCGAAAAAATGCACGCATTAATGTAA
- the pyrE gene encoding orotate phosphoribosyltransferase, whose amino-acid sequence MKAYQREFIEFALEKEVLKFGEFTLKSGRKSPYFFNAGLFNTGRDLARLGRFYAAALADSGIEFDVLFGPAYKGIPIATTTAVALADHHDIDTPYCFNRKEAKDHGEGGNLVGSALEGRIMLVDDVITAGTAIRESMEIIKANGADLAGVLVAIDRQEKGKGELSAIQEVERDFGCAVISIVSLGDLVTYLEEKGNAAEHLDAVKAYRAEYGI is encoded by the coding sequence ATGAAAGCATACCAGCGTGAATTTATTGAGTTTGCACTTGAGAAAGAAGTTCTTAAGTTTGGTGAGTTTACTTTGAAATCAGGCCGTAAGAGCCCTTACTTCTTTAACGCTGGTCTTTTCAATACAGGTCGCGACCTTGCTCGTCTTGGTCGTTTCTACGCAGCCGCATTGGCAGACTCAGGTATCGAGTTCGATGTGTTATTTGGCCCTGCGTACAAAGGTATCCCTATCGCGACGACAACAGCAGTAGCACTTGCGGACCACCATGATATCGACACGCCTTACTGCTTTAACCGTAAAGAAGCGAAAGACCACGGTGAAGGTGGCAACCTGGTCGGTTCGGCTCTTGAAGGTCGCATTATGCTGGTTGATGATGTGATCACAGCAGGTACCGCAATTCGTGAATCGATGGAAATCATCAAGGCGAACGGTGCTGACTTAGCTGGCGTGTTGGTGGCTATCGACCGTCAAGAAAAAGGCAAAGGCGAGCTGTCTGCGATTCAGGAAGTTGAGCGCGACTTCGGCTGTGCAGTGATCTCTATCGTGAGTTTGGGTGACCTAGTGACTTACCTTGAAGAGAAAGGCAACGCTGCAGAGCACCTAGATGCTGTAAAAGCATACCGCGCGGAATACGGCATTTAA
- the mutM gene encoding bifunctional DNA-formamidopyrimidine glycosylase/DNA-(apurinic or apyrimidinic site) lyase, which yields MPELPEVEVSRMGITPHMLDQTIQAFVFRTPKLRWDIPQELKQLEGQVIRAIRRRAKYLLIETDKGTAIVHLGMSGSLRVLDADFPPAKHDHVDLKLTNGKVLRYNDPRRFGAWLWCAPGESHTVLDHMGPEPLTDEFNAEYVAEKAQGKRVAVKQFIMDNKVVVGVGNIYANESLFKSRIHPSRPAGQVTAEEWKLLVTNIKTTLEIAINQGGTTLKDFAQADGKPGYFAQELLVYGKAGEPCPECGEPLQEQKIGQRNTFFCEECQK from the coding sequence ATGCCTGAATTACCTGAAGTCGAAGTCAGCCGTATGGGAATCACGCCGCATATGCTTGATCAAACGATCCAGGCGTTTGTGTTTCGTACCCCCAAACTACGCTGGGATATCCCTCAGGAACTGAAGCAGCTTGAAGGGCAAGTGATTCGTGCAATCCGGCGCCGTGCTAAGTACCTGTTGATTGAGACGGATAAGGGAACCGCGATTGTTCATCTGGGTATGTCAGGCTCTCTACGTGTGCTTGATGCCGATTTTCCACCGGCTAAACATGATCATGTGGATCTGAAGCTGACTAATGGCAAAGTACTGCGCTACAACGACCCGCGTCGATTTGGAGCGTGGTTATGGTGCGCGCCGGGTGAGTCTCACACCGTGCTTGATCATATGGGACCAGAGCCGTTAACTGACGAATTCAATGCTGAATATGTGGCAGAAAAAGCGCAAGGCAAGCGTGTTGCTGTAAAGCAGTTCATTATGGACAACAAAGTCGTGGTCGGCGTTGGTAATATCTACGCGAATGAATCCCTGTTTAAATCTCGGATCCATCCAAGCAGACCTGCGGGGCAAGTGACGGCAGAAGAGTGGAAGTTACTGGTTACCAATATCAAAACCACGCTAGAAATCGCGATAAATCAAGGTGGTACTACGCTCAAGGATTTTGCGCAGGCAGACGGCAAGCCTGGATATTTTGCTCAGGAACTGTTGGTATATGGTAAAGCGGGAGAGCCTTGCCCTGAATGCGGTGAGCCACTTCAAGAGCAAAAGATTGGTCAGCGTAATACGTTCTTTTGTGAGGAATGCCAGAAGTAA
- the coaD gene encoding pantetheine-phosphate adenylyltransferase produces the protein MKRVIYPGTFDPITNGHLDLIERAADMFDEVIVAVAESPSKNTMFTLEERVSFVKDVTAHLDNVTTQGFSGLMVDFARDVNANVLIRGLRTTVDFEYEFGLTNMYRRLLPGLESVFLTPAEEYAFISSTIVREVAIHGGDVSAFVPKIVADAMHNKKRH, from the coding sequence ATGAAAAGAGTAATCTACCCAGGCACCTTTGATCCAATCACCAATGGGCATCTCGACCTGATCGAACGTGCGGCTGATATGTTTGATGAAGTCATTGTCGCGGTCGCCGAAAGTCCAAGTAAAAACACCATGTTTACACTAGAAGAGCGAGTCAGCTTTGTAAAAGATGTCACCGCACATCTAGACAATGTTACTACCCAAGGCTTTTCCGGACTCATGGTGGACTTTGCACGCGATGTTAATGCGAACGTGCTAATACGCGGCCTGAGAACTACAGTAGACTTTGAATACGAATTCGGTTTAACCAATATGTATCGACGTTTATTGCCTGGCTTAGAGAGTGTGTTTCTCACTCCGGCCGAAGAGTACGCATTTATCTCATCGACAATCGTCCGCGAAGTGGCTATTCATGGTGGAGACGTCAGTGCATTCGTTCCAAAAATAGTGGCGGACGCGATGCACAACAAAAAACGCCATTAA
- the radC gene encoding RadC family protein has translation MILKSLPNESMPREKLLQRGPQALTDAELLAIFLRTGTQGMNVIELADFLIQDFGSLRQLFSASEKDFCQHKGLGQAKYVQLQAVLEMTQRYLAETLKRGDALTSPEQTKLYLSSILRDRQREAFYILFLDNQHRVIKDEILFEGTLDAASVYPREVVKRALHHNAAALILAHNHPSGVAEPSQSDRRITRRLIDALALVDIRILDHFVIGDGESVSFAERGWI, from the coding sequence ATGATACTCAAATCCTTACCGAATGAGTCGATGCCTCGGGAGAAGTTGCTCCAGAGAGGACCACAAGCGCTAACCGATGCTGAATTACTCGCTATATTTCTGCGTACAGGCACGCAAGGCATGAACGTGATTGAATTGGCGGATTTCCTAATTCAGGATTTTGGCTCGCTCAGGCAGCTGTTTTCAGCGTCAGAGAAAGACTTCTGCCAACATAAAGGTTTAGGGCAAGCTAAATATGTTCAACTACAAGCCGTGCTTGAGATGACTCAGCGTTATTTAGCGGAAACTTTAAAGCGTGGTGATGCCTTAACCAGCCCGGAACAGACGAAGTTGTACCTCTCATCGATTTTGAGAGATCGACAAAGAGAGGCCTTTTATATTCTTTTTCTCGATAATCAGCACCGCGTTATAAAAGATGAAATCTTATTCGAAGGAACGTTGGATGCGGCGTCGGTTTATCCGCGAGAAGTGGTGAAGCGAGCCTTGCATCATAACGCGGCAGCCTTGATTCTTGCTCATAATCATCCGTCTGGTGTGGCGGAGCCGAGCCAGTCTGACAGAAGAATTACTCGCCGTTTAATCGACGCTTTAGCACTGGTAGATATTCGCATTTTGGACCATTTCGTCATCGGTGATGGAGAAAGTGTCTCTTTTGCTGAAAGAGGATGGATATAA
- the slmA gene encoding nucleoid occlusion factor SlmA, protein MAGSKKSNRREEILQALAQMLESTEGASRITTAKLAKQVGVSEAALYRHFPSKARMFEGLIEFIEEALMTRINRILDDEKDTLERIRMVMHLILVFSERNPGLTRILSGHALMFENERLRERINQLFERIETQLRQILRERKLREGKSFPVEERILAAQILGQVEGSLNRFVRSDFKYQPTANFDEYWALLSAQIK, encoded by the coding sequence ATGGCCGGCAGTAAAAAATCCAATCGTCGTGAAGAGATCTTGCAAGCGTTAGCACAGATGCTTGAATCTACAGAAGGCGCTTCACGTATTACTACGGCAAAACTGGCGAAACAAGTTGGCGTTTCAGAAGCGGCGCTCTACCGCCATTTCCCAAGTAAAGCGCGTATGTTCGAAGGTTTGATCGAATTCATTGAAGAAGCATTAATGACTCGTATTAACCGTATTCTTGACGACGAAAAAGATACCTTGGAGCGTATCCGTATGGTGATGCATCTGATTCTGGTCTTTTCGGAGCGTAACCCTGGTCTGACACGCATTCTGTCAGGTCATGCTCTAATGTTTGAGAATGAACGCCTGCGTGAAAGAATCAATCAGCTATTCGAACGAATTGAAACACAGCTGCGTCAGATCCTACGAGAACGTAAACTTCGTGAAGGGAAATCTTTCCCTGTAGAAGAACGCATTCTTGCGGCACAGATCCTGGGCCAAGTAGAGGGCAGTCTAAACCGCTTTGTTCGTAGTGACTTCAAATATCAACCTACTGCCAACTTTGATGAATATTGGGCATTGCTCAGCGCACAAATTAAGTAG